A portion of the Glycine max cultivar Williams 82 chromosome 10, Glycine_max_v4.0, whole genome shotgun sequence genome contains these proteins:
- the LOC102664852 gene encoding uncharacterized protein has product MSDSKSTFHPALAVSNIKNHVPIILEMENVQYATWVELFKIHAQSHRVIDHVIPPQDGKQKAPPTEEETKLWLTLDATVLQWIYATISHHLLHTILELDTTAMEAWNRLRDIFQDNKHSRAVTLEYDFTHTTMKAFSRVYAYCQHLKSLSDQLKNVGFPVNNSRLVLQLMSGLTDPYKGVATLIHQSDPLPQFYQARSMLVLEESGLKKAAQTSSSAMVARDSDESQEMSDHSSARRTNNGGKWYSNCGNSRKNRNNTGGRDNSGVGKGGSDGGGKGGGGSNRGGGQQQPQNNP; this is encoded by the coding sequence ATGTCTGACTCAAAATCTACCTTTCACCCTGCTCTTGCTGTATCCAACATCAAGAATCATGTCCCAATCATTCTTGAGATGGAAAATGTCCAATATGCGACATGGGTTgaacttttcaaaattcacGCACAATCCCATAGGGTAATTGATCATGTAATTCCTCCGCAGGATGGCAAGCAGAAGGCGCCACCAACGGAGGAGGAGACAAAACTCTGGTTGACACTAGACGCCACCGTTCTACAATGGATTTATGCCACTATTTCTCATCATCTTTTACATACTATTCTTGAACTCGACACCACGGCAATGGAGGCTTGGAATAGGTTGCGTGATATATTCCAAGATAACAAACACTCTCGTGCCGTTACACTTGAGTATGATTTCACCCACACAACCATGAAGGCCTTTTCAAGAGTCTATGCTTACTGTCAACATCTCAAGTCATTGTCGGATCAACTCAAGAACGTCGGCTTTCCGGTCAATAACAGTAGGTTGGTTTTGCAATTGATGTCCGGTCTCACTGATCCCTACAAGGGAGTGGCCACACTCATCCATCAAAGTGATCCCTTGCCTCAGTTTTATCAAGCACGGTCGATGCTTGTTCTTGAAGAATCCGGCCTCAAGAAGGCGGCTCAGACCTCGTCCTCCGCCATGGTGGCTCGTGACTCGGATGAATCTCAAGAGATGTCTGATCATTCATCAGCACGCCGCACAAATAATGGTGGAAAATGGTATTCAAACTGTGGCAATTCTAGAAAGAATCGCAACAACACTGGTGGTCGTGATAACTCAGGCGTTGGCAAGGGAGGCTCTGATGGCGGGGGTAAAGGTGGCGGTGGCAGCAATCGCGGGGGTGGACAACAGCAGCCCCAGAACAACCCCTAG